A genomic window from Chrysemys picta bellii isolate R12L10 unplaced genomic scaffold, ASM1138683v2 scaf3533, whole genome shotgun sequence includes:
- the LOC135980475 gene encoding olfactory receptor 10T2-like — protein MPRGNESTVSLFLLLGFSSLEERQVLLFLVFSPVYVIILTSNITIMAAISVDRSLHTPMYFLLFALSFSETCTTMAVVPKLLVSLLSGNQTISFLGCAAQMFCFFGFGGTNCFLLSAMAYDRYVAICKPLQYPVVINRRVCVELVAVSCATGFLIALGISSLIFSLPFCGPNAIRHFFCDISPVLRLACSDHHIIGIAIVFLCAFVLLGTFTGIILSYIYILVAILKIHSATGRRKTFSTCASHLIVVITHFSCAFFVYLIPKSTASLDEDTLIALSYTLFSPMLNPVVYSLRNREVKSALRKLTTHTFLSPKM, from the coding sequence ATGCCCAGAGGAAATGAGAGCACCGTGTCTCTATTTCTGCTGCTGGGATTCTCCAGTCTGGAAGAGCGGCAGGTTCTGCTTTTCCTGGTGTTCTCCCCGGTGTACGTGATAATCCTGACCTCCAACATCACCATCATGGCAGCCATCAGTGTTGATCGGAGCCTCcatacccccatgtacttcttacTCTTCGCTTTGTCCTTCTCGGAAACCTGCACCACTATGGCTGTCGTCCCCAAGCTGCTGGTGAGTTTGCTGTCGGGAAACCAAACAATTTCTTTCCTGGGATGCGCTGCTCAAATGTTCTGCTTCTTTGGCTTCGGGGGCACAAATTGTTTCCTGCTGTCCGCCATGGCTTACGATCGCTATGTGGCCATATGTAAGCCGCTGCAATACCCAGTTGTGATAAACAGGAGGGTTTGCGTTGAGCTGGTCGCCGTTTCATGTGCAACTGGCTTTCTTATAGCACTAGGCATCAGTTCCCTTATATTCAGTTTGCCCTTCTGTGGGCCCAATGCCATCagacatttcttctgtgacatctcGCCCGTTCTGAGGCTGGCGTGCAGTGACCATCATATCATTGGGATTGCCATTGTTTTTCTGTGTGCCTTTGTTTTGCTAGGCACCTTCACAGGAATCATCCTCTCTTACATCTATATCCTCGTCGCCATCCTGAAGATCCACTCTGCCACAGGCAGGCGCAAGAccttctccacctgcgcctcccaTCTCATCGTTGTGATCACACACTTCAGCTGTGCTTTTTTTGTGTATTTAATACCCAAATCAACTGCTTCCCTAGATGAGGACACTTTGATTGCCTTGTCTTATACCTTGTTTAGTCCTATGTTGAACCCTGTGGTTTATAGTCTGAGAAACAGGGAAGTTAAATCAGCCCTAAGGAAATTAACTACCCACACATTTCTTTCTCCAAAAATGTGA